One Prodigiosinella aquatilis DNA window includes the following coding sequences:
- a CDS encoding condensation domain-containing protein, translating into MAHDDVLKEKIQSLSAGQLKVLRRLLAQRKIAACKPESASGVERALSPAQQRIWFVEQQCGASAAFNEVVKVTIQGPLDKTALERAFQALYQRYPSLRARFKLSGNRVVYVPGEPLAQIAQSTLAETGKSHGEATDDDVACWVRQQAARVIDIADEPPLRVSLLSDDHRHWLVIAFHHIVFDAWSAHLIARDLSLYYRCALRDKSWCLSETEVPPDTQPTVVSGENEQQAYLNYWLEQLRDFERLDIPTDRQARASMIHPSATLEAAIPGRTIRRLDQMAERYQTTRFTILLSAFYLLLSRYTGQRDLIIGSSVADRNKAALLTAVAPLINTLVLRARLPKEGDVKTLITHVKQVLKEALENRSLSFEKLVKHLNIPREQHLHPLFQHAFVLNSTPEPKLSFDGTSAVTEIVESGHSLFELFFFIQQTESALSLRAQYSTALFDAATIDNMVQSWLVVLEALTAADDSAVVARLPLLNAQQQTKLLVDFNHTDAPLSDETFPDVLLRRVRQRPQHIAELTYAVDLVLETDGEKVALTDWKT; encoded by the coding sequence ATGGCACATGACGACGTTCTTAAGGAAAAGATTCAATCGCTGTCAGCAGGACAGTTGAAAGTTTTGCGGCGGCTATTGGCGCAGCGGAAAATCGCGGCGTGCAAACCAGAATCGGCGTCGGGAGTGGAGCGTGCACTGTCCCCTGCCCAGCAGAGAATATGGTTTGTCGAGCAACAGTGCGGCGCGTCGGCGGCGTTTAATGAGGTGGTCAAAGTCACGATTCAGGGACCGCTGGATAAAACGGCGCTGGAGCGGGCTTTCCAGGCGCTGTATCAACGTTATCCCAGCCTGCGGGCGCGTTTTAAGCTTAGCGGCAACCGGGTGGTGTACGTTCCCGGAGAGCCGCTGGCACAGATCGCTCAGTCGACGCTGGCAGAAACGGGGAAGAGTCACGGGGAGGCGACAGACGACGATGTAGCGTGCTGGGTACGTCAGCAAGCCGCCAGGGTTATTGACATCGCTGACGAACCACCGCTGCGCGTTTCCTTGTTGAGTGATGATCATCGTCACTGGCTGGTTATCGCTTTCCACCATATCGTCTTTGATGCCTGGTCCGCGCATTTAATCGCTCGCGATCTCTCTCTCTATTATCGCTGCGCGCTGCGTGATAAATCCTGGTGCCTGTCGGAAACAGAAGTGCCGCCGGATACGCAACCAACTGTCGTTTCAGGCGAAAATGAGCAGCAGGCTTACCTGAACTATTGGCTTGAACAGCTACGCGATTTTGAGCGGCTGGATATCCCCACGGATCGGCAGGCTCGCGCTTCAATGATCCACCCCTCTGCTACCCTTGAAGCCGCTATTCCTGGCCGCACCATCAGGCGCCTGGATCAGATGGCGGAACGCTATCAGACGACAAGATTCACCATTTTGCTAAGCGCTTTTTATCTGCTTCTCAGCCGCTATACTGGCCAGCGCGACCTGATTATCGGTTCGTCGGTCGCTGACAGAAATAAGGCGGCCTTATTGACCGCCGTCGCACCCTTGATTAATACCTTGGTGCTAAGAGCCAGGTTGCCAAAAGAGGGTGATGTTAAGACGCTTATTACGCATGTGAAGCAGGTGCTAAAAGAGGCGCTGGAAAATCGCTCTCTCTCTTTTGAGAAACTAGTTAAACACCTTAACATTCCGCGTGAACAGCATCTTCATCCGCTTTTCCAGCACGCCTTCGTCCTGAACAGTACGCCGGAGCCGAAGCTTAGCTTTGACGGCACCTCAGCCGTGACTGAAATCGTGGAAAGTGGTCACTCTCTTTTTGAGTTGTTCTTCTTTATTCAGCAGACAGAAAGCGCCCTGAGCCTGAGAGCTCAGTACAGCACGGCGCTATTTGACGCGGCCACTATCGACAATATGGTGCAGAGCTGGCTGGTGGTTCTGGAAGCGCTGACTGCGGCGGATGATAGCGCTGTCGTGGCCCGCTTGCCGCTGCTGAATGCGCAGCAGCAGACGAAGCTGCTGGTGGATTTTAACCATACGGATGCTCCGCTCTCTGACGAGACTTTCCCCGACGTTTTGCTGCGCCGCGTGCGCCAGCGACCGCAGCATATTGCGGAACTCACTTACGCGGTGGATCTGGTACTGGAAACCGACGGGGAAAAAGTGGCCTTGACCGACTGGAAAACCTAA
- the idi gene encoding isopentenyl-diphosphate Delta-isomerase gives MLHRENVVLLDASFNVIGEMAKTEVHSMSTPLHLGFSSYIFNDQRQLLITRRAIDKQTWPGVWTNSVCGHPLPGEKPEDAVRRRTGDELNMHVSNVTIIDDNFHYMFRDASGIVENEYCPVFAAYAVSDVHPNPDEVMEHQWIALPDILEVIKLTPFVFSPWIVKQLNKSSIRDNLLNFIK, from the coding sequence ATGCTTCACAGAGAAAACGTCGTACTGTTAGACGCATCCTTCAACGTCATTGGAGAAATGGCAAAAACCGAGGTGCATAGCATGTCAACGCCGCTACACCTGGGTTTTTCAAGCTATATATTCAATGATCAGCGCCAATTACTCATCACCCGCAGAGCAATAGATAAACAAACCTGGCCAGGTGTCTGGACGAATTCCGTGTGCGGTCATCCGCTACCAGGGGAAAAACCAGAGGATGCAGTGCGACGTCGCACCGGTGATGAACTGAATATGCACGTCAGCAATGTAACTATCATCGACGATAATTTTCACTACATGTTTCGGGATGCTTCGGGAATTGTTGAAAATGAATATTGCCCTGTGTTCGCTGCTTATGCCGTATCGGATGTTCATCCCAATCCCGACGAGGTAATGGAACATCAGTGGATAGCCTTGCCGGATATCCTGGAGGTAATAAAGCTCACTCCTTTTGTATTCAGTCCTTGGATAGTGAAACAGCTAAATAAGTCGTCTATTCGTGATAACCTTCTGAATTTTATAAAATAA
- a CDS encoding non-oxidative hydroxyarylic acid decarboxylases subunit D, with product MICPRCTDEQIDVMAKSPVTGIWTVYQCQHCLYTWRDTEPERRTQREHYPEAFRMTQKDIDNAPEVPVIPPLLAKS from the coding sequence ATGATATGTCCACGTTGTACAGATGAACAGATTGACGTCATGGCCAAATCGCCAGTAACCGGTATTTGGACGGTATATCAATGCCAGCATTGTTTGTATACCTGGCGCGATACCGAACCTGAACGCCGGACTCAGCGCGAACATTATCCGGAGGCTTTTCGTATGACGCAGAAGGATATTGATAACGCACCTGAAGTGCCGGTCATTCCTCCTCTTTTAGCGAAGTCATAA
- a CDS encoding acyl-homoserine-lactone synthase codes for MEFDVYDNKNTTYIFGVFEGSIICNLQFAVY; via the coding sequence ATGGAATTTGATGTGTATGATAATAAAAACACCACGTATATCTTTGGCGTTTTTGAAGGGAGTATTATTTGCAATTTGCAATTTGCTGTTTATTGA
- a CDS encoding acyl-homoserine-lactone synthase, whose product MIIDTFKPYFTQLHLPEGNNIEASRLFIDKERIRALHLQQHPISLLLFLSMINYARSLGYEGIYAIVSHPMLIIFQCSGWQVSVVEKGLSEKHQNIYLIHMPVDEHNQHLLIKHINKKSPLLNNTLNAWPLSFCVRENRSDQFQLDPKPYGMFGIGNT is encoded by the coding sequence ATGATAATCGACACTTTCAAACCCTATTTTACTCAATTGCATTTACCGGAGGGTAATAATATTGAAGCCAGCCGTTTGTTTATTGATAAAGAGCGTATTAGGGCGCTTCACCTGCAACAACACCCGATCAGTTTACTTCTTTTTTTATCAATGATTAATTACGCAAGAAGTCTGGGCTATGAAGGTATTTACGCAATTGTCAGTCATCCGATGCTGATCATATTCCAATGCTCCGGTTGGCAAGTTTCTGTTGTTGAAAAAGGGCTTTCAGAGAAGCATCAGAATATTTATCTGATCCATATGCCTGTGGATGAGCATAACCAGCATCTATTGATAAAACACATCAACAAGAAATCACCCCTCTTAAATAACACATTAAACGCGTGGCCATTATCATTCTGTGTCAGGGAGAATCGGTCTGATCAGTTTCAGCTCGACCCCAAGCCTTATGGCATGTTTGGCATTGGTAACACCTAG
- a CDS encoding AMP-binding protein: MAGDALANAFNRCFFTHIDKLAYRFLTKNLDVQQSITFGELAQRAQGLAARLHQQKLTHERVLVIAEPGIAFIVALLACFFAGAVAVPVPFPHSRRAKARFHAVCYDAAPKAMLVDRFSLEETQQLVTLLGAGSSPPVIEIDSPVIDAPDNGPPPDIKPIDLAFIQYTSGSTGDAKGVNISRENLLSQFQLIAQRFELSSESVLFSWLPPYHDMGLVGCLLTPLVIGYECNFTAPINFISQPMLWLQGISRYKATISGGPNFAYELCLEKSQPEHIEALDLSNWKVAFNGAEPLRAVTMRNFADVFAPTGFRYSAFLTCYGLAEATLMVSAAEVSSEPVTLRVNKAFLLARGEVEATPYGDLELVSSGLIAQPIKIICPQSGQPKEEGRVGEVWVTGSSVAQGYWSKGQVLQQRFNGKVPDDPGRYFKTGDAGFVLNEQLFITGRLSDLIIVNGKNYPPQYIEYTVEKSHHSLKPQACAVVQIDVDGCDEVIIVAESRTRESEQLRQAISAIRKAVAAEHGIRVFDIALVRSGTLLRTSSGKIRRKDVGAAWRQQALHRLLQGGVPLSGGSGSVPPRAGLETSIAHIAQQILKQESINADDSFFELGGDSIASMQLAARLEQEFGVEIRMEWVLDNPTVTGLANIIAAELSKGVDDHQLEHLLDQLHEMSEAEIDQLLKKV; encoded by the coding sequence ATGGCTGGAGACGCTTTGGCTAACGCTTTCAATCGGTGTTTTTTTACTCACATTGATAAGCTGGCCTACCGATTTTTAACAAAAAACCTGGACGTGCAGCAGAGCATCACATTTGGGGAGCTTGCCCAACGCGCTCAGGGGTTGGCCGCCCGTCTTCACCAACAAAAGCTGACGCATGAGCGAGTGTTGGTCATCGCCGAGCCAGGCATTGCGTTTATCGTGGCGCTGCTGGCCTGTTTCTTTGCGGGCGCTGTTGCTGTTCCCGTGCCCTTTCCCCACTCGCGGCGGGCAAAAGCGCGTTTTCATGCTGTCTGCTATGACGCCGCCCCCAAAGCTATGCTGGTTGACAGGTTCTCTCTGGAGGAGACACAGCAGCTTGTTACATTGCTAGGCGCCGGTTCCTCTCCTCCAGTGATTGAAATTGACAGCCCCGTCATTGATGCGCCCGATAACGGGCCTCCGCCTGATATCAAACCCATAGACCTGGCTTTTATTCAATACACGTCCGGCTCTACAGGCGATGCGAAAGGCGTGAACATCAGTCGGGAAAATCTTCTCAGTCAGTTTCAGCTTATTGCGCAACGTTTCGAACTTTCCAGCGAGTCAGTGCTTTTCAGTTGGCTTCCCCCTTACCACGATATGGGTTTGGTCGGTTGCTTATTGACTCCTTTGGTGATCGGTTACGAATGCAATTTTACCGCGCCGATTAATTTTATTAGCCAGCCGATGCTCTGGCTGCAAGGGATTAGCCGTTATAAAGCGACTATCAGCGGTGGCCCGAATTTTGCGTATGAGCTCTGCTTGGAAAAAAGTCAGCCGGAGCATATTGAGGCGTTGGATCTTTCCAACTGGAAGGTAGCGTTTAACGGTGCTGAGCCGTTACGCGCCGTAACTATGCGTAACTTTGCCGACGTTTTCGCACCGACAGGCTTTCGTTACTCTGCGTTTCTGACCTGCTATGGGCTGGCTGAAGCAACTCTGATGGTGTCGGCGGCTGAAGTCTCATCCGAGCCGGTAACCCTGCGCGTCAATAAAGCTTTTTTGCTCGCTCGTGGCGAGGTCGAGGCGACGCCTTATGGCGATCTGGAGCTGGTCTCCTCTGGCCTCATCGCGCAGCCGATCAAAATTATCTGCCCGCAAAGCGGACAGCCGAAGGAAGAAGGCCGCGTCGGAGAGGTATGGGTCACGGGATCAAGCGTTGCGCAGGGATACTGGTCGAAGGGGCAGGTGCTACAGCAACGATTTAATGGCAAGGTGCCTGACGATCCGGGGCGCTATTTCAAGACTGGCGATGCTGGATTTGTCCTGAACGAACAGCTGTTTATCACCGGTCGGTTGTCCGATCTAATCATTGTCAACGGTAAAAACTATCCCCCGCAATACATTGAATATACGGTCGAAAAATCCCATCACAGCCTTAAGCCCCAGGCATGTGCCGTAGTCCAGATCGACGTCGATGGGTGTGACGAAGTCATCATCGTGGCAGAAAGCCGTACCAGAGAAAGCGAACAGCTGCGTCAGGCGATATCGGCTATCCGTAAAGCGGTGGCCGCCGAGCATGGTATTCGCGTGTTTGATATTGCACTGGTGCGTTCCGGCACTCTGCTGCGGACGTCCAGTGGAAAAATAAGGCGTAAAGATGTTGGCGCGGCGTGGCGTCAGCAAGCGTTGCACCGCTTGCTTCAGGGCGGTGTTCCGCTTTCAGGCGGATCGGGCAGCGTCCCGCCTAGGGCTGGGCTTGAAACCAGCATCGCGCATATTGCGCAGCAAATACTGAAGCAGGAAAGCATTAACGCCGACGATTCGTTTTTTGAGCTAGGCGGCGATTCCATTGCCTCTATGCAGCTGGCGGCACGGCTGGAACAGGAATTCGGCGTAGAAATCAGGATGGAGTGGGTTTTAGATAACCCAACCGTAACCGGATTGGCGAACATTATCGCCGCTGAGTTGAGTAAGGGCGTTGATGACCATCAGTTAGAGCATTTGCTTGACCAACTGCATGAAATGTCAGAGGCGGAAATCGATCAACTACTGAAAAAAGTATAA
- a CDS encoding non-oxidative hydroxyarylic acid decarboxylases subunit C, giving the protein MAFDDLRSYLKALDEQGQLLNISEEVQAEPDIAAAANATGRIGEGAPALSFTNISGFRDAHVVMNTIGSWQNHAIALGLPLNTPVKQQIDEFIRRWDNFPVAPERRENPAWAENVMDGEDINLFDILPLFRLNDGDGGFYLDKACVVSRDPLDPNHFGKQNVGIYRMEVKGKRKLGLQPVPMHDIALHLHKAEERGEDLPIAITLGNDPIITLMGATPLKYDQSEYEMAGALRERPYPIATAPLTGFDVPWGSEVILEGVIEGRKREIEGPFGEFTGHYSGGRNMAVVRIDKVSYRTKPIFESLYLGMPWTEIDYLIGPATCVPLYQQLKAEFPEVQAVNAMYTHGLLAIISTKKRYGGFARAVGLRAMTTPHGLGYVKMVIMVDEDVDPFNLPQVMWALSSKVNPAGDLVQLPNMSVLELDPGSSPAGITDKLIIDATTPVAPDMRGHYSQPVKDLPETVRWVEKLTALLANRN; this is encoded by the coding sequence ATGGCATTTGATGATCTGCGTAGTTATTTAAAGGCGCTGGATGAGCAGGGGCAATTGCTCAACATCAGCGAAGAGGTGCAAGCCGAGCCCGATATCGCGGCGGCGGCGAACGCCACCGGACGTATCGGCGAAGGCGCGCCGGCACTTTCATTCACTAACATCAGTGGATTCAGGGATGCACATGTTGTCATGAATACCATTGGTTCGTGGCAAAACCATGCTATCGCACTGGGTTTGCCCCTTAACACACCAGTGAAGCAGCAAATTGATGAATTCATCCGTCGCTGGGATAATTTTCCAGTGGCACCGGAACGTCGCGAAAACCCAGCCTGGGCGGAAAATGTGATGGACGGTGAAGACATTAATCTGTTCGACATTCTGCCGCTATTTAGATTGAACGATGGCGATGGTGGCTTCTATCTCGACAAAGCCTGCGTGGTTAGCCGTGATCCGCTCGATCCGAATCACTTCGGCAAACAGAATGTGGGTATCTACCGCATGGAAGTCAAAGGCAAACGTAAGCTGGGTTTGCAGCCGGTGCCGATGCATGATATCGCTTTGCATCTGCATAAAGCGGAAGAGCGGGGTGAAGATTTGCCCATTGCGATTACCTTGGGCAATGATCCTATTATCACGCTGATGGGCGCCACCCCCCTTAAATATGATCAGTCGGAGTATGAAATGGCTGGCGCGTTACGTGAACGCCCGTATCCTATCGCTACCGCTCCACTGACCGGTTTCGATGTGCCCTGGGGGTCAGAAGTCATTCTTGAAGGCGTGATCGAAGGGCGTAAACGCGAAATTGAAGGGCCTTTTGGCGAATTCACCGGCCACTACTCGGGGGGGCGTAATATGGCGGTGGTGCGTATCGATAAAGTTTCATATCGCACCAAGCCGATTTTTGAATCTCTTTATCTTGGCATGCCCTGGACTGAAATTGATTATCTGATAGGGCCGGCAACCTGTGTGCCTCTCTATCAGCAATTAAAAGCGGAATTCCCCGAAGTACAAGCAGTTAATGCCATGTATACCCACGGTCTATTGGCGATTATCTCCACCAAAAAACGCTATGGTGGTTTTGCCCGGGCGGTAGGACTGCGTGCGATGACCACGCCGCACGGTCTGGGTTATGTGAAAATGGTAATCATGGTGGATGAGGATGTCGATCCGTTTAACCTGCCGCAGGTCATGTGGGCACTCTCGTCAAAAGTGAATCCGGCGGGCGATTTGGTGCAACTACCCAACATGTCGGTGTTGGAACTCGATCCTGGCTCAAGCCCCGCAGGTATCACCGACAAGCTGATCATTGACGCCACCACACCTGTCGCACCCGATATGCGTGGACATTACAGTCAGCCGGTAAAAGACCTGCCTGAAACAGTGCGTTGGGTGGAGAAACTGACCGCTCTTCTGGCCAATCGTAATTAA
- a CDS encoding acyl-homoserine-lactone synthase: MIDFFDLDYDSLSKKRSSELFSLRKKTFKDRLNWRVSCEQNMEFDVYDNKNTTYIFGVFEGSIICSLRFIETRFPNMIIDTFKPYFTQLHLPEGNNIEASRLFIDKERIRALHLQQHPISLLLFLSMINYARSLGYEGIYAIVSHPMLIIFQRSGWQVSVVEKGLSEKHQNIYLIHMPVDEHNQHLLIKHINKKSPLLNNTLNAWPLSFCVRENRSDQFQLDPKPYGMFGIGNT, from the coding sequence ATGATAGACTTTTTTGATTTAGATTATGATTCATTATCCAAAAAGAGATCATCCGAGCTATTTTCGCTTAGAAAAAAAACGTTTAAAGATCGCCTTAACTGGAGAGTGAGTTGTGAGCAAAACATGGAATTTGATGTGTATGATAATAAAAACACCACGTATATCTTTGGTGTTTTTGAAGGGAGTATTATTTGCAGTTTGCGGTTTATAGAAACAAGATTCCCTAACATGATAATCGATACATTCAAACCCTATTTTACTCAATTGCATTTACCGGAAGGTAATAATATTGAAGCCAGCCGTTTGTTTATTGATAAAGAGCGTATTAGGGCCCTTCACCTGCAACAACACCCGATCAGTTTACTTCTTTTTTTATCGATGATTAATTATGCAAGAAGTCTGGGCTATGAAGGTATTTACGCAATTGTCAGTCATCCGATGCTGATTATATTCCAACGCTCCGGTTGGCAAGTTTCTGTTGTTGAAAAGGGGCTTTCAGAGAAGCATCAGAATATTTATCTGATCCATATGCCTGTGGATGAGCATAACCAGCATCTATTGATAAAACACATCAACAAGAAATCACCCCTCTTAAATAACACATTAAACGCGTGGCCATTATCATTCTGTGTCAGGGAGAATCGGTCTGATCAGTTTCAGCTCGACCCCAAGCCTTATGGCATGTTTGGCATTGGTAACACCTAG
- a CDS encoding LuxR family transcriptional regulator codes for MSNSFFNNTSINISIKNYLEKNLKVFNNIKYAYAIMNKKNPNDFAIISNRMKWFDFYTKNNLQFIDPVLITASCCFTPFLWDENIMISSGLKMPKIFNMAKNYDVINGYTFVLHDHNNNLVVLSIIMDKSCDDDIEKIIVDKKNDLQMLLLTTHEKLITLYQEINDTHQFNKKNQKEILSKRENEILYWASMGKSYQEIALILGIKLTTVKYHVGNAVKKLGVTNAKHAIRLGVELKLIRPILPDTE; via the coding sequence GTGTCTAATTCATTCTTTAATAATACGTCTATTAATATATCCATAAAAAACTATTTGGAAAAAAACTTAAAAGTATTTAACAATATCAAATACGCTTATGCCATAATGAATAAAAAGAATCCGAATGATTTCGCCATCATTTCCAACAGAATGAAATGGTTTGATTTTTATACTAAAAATAACCTTCAATTCATCGATCCCGTTCTGATCACGGCATCATGCTGTTTTACCCCCTTTTTATGGGATGAAAACATCATGATCAGCTCAGGATTAAAAATGCCCAAGATTTTTAATATGGCTAAAAACTATGATGTCATTAATGGGTATACCTTTGTACTTCACGACCATAATAACAACCTGGTTGTTCTGTCTATCATCATGGACAAGTCCTGCGATGATGATATAGAAAAGATAATAGTCGACAAGAAAAATGACCTGCAAATGTTGTTATTAACAACGCATGAAAAACTGATAACACTTTATCAAGAGATCAATGACACTCATCAATTTAATAAAAAAAACCAAAAAGAAATACTTTCCAAGCGTGAAAATGAAATACTTTACTGGGCAAGCATGGGGAAATCTTATCAAGAAATCGCCCTTATCTTGGGGATCAAACTCACCACAGTAAAATATCATGTGGGTAATGCTGTCAAAAAACTAGGTGTTACCAATGCCAAACATGCCATAAGGCTTGGGGTCGAGCTGAAACTGATCAGACCGATTCTCCCTGACACAGAATGA
- a CDS encoding AAA family ATPase: protein MARLLTSPQREYENMLISLSIANYRSICDLTMPLGRLNVITGENGSGKSNLYKALRLLAETAKGGVINSLAEEGGLTSTYWAGPEMLSPGMRRGDTPIEGGRRNHTLRLKLGFASESFGYAITMGLPTPSSSAFSRDPEIKIESIFNGPSYRLASSLVERKGNMIKIRSGREWQVVTQHVPVYDSMFDQLADPVAAPEVFHVREMIRNWRFYDHFRTDKDAPARQAQLGTRTPVLHQDGRDLAAALQTIMEIGDREALTVAIDDAFPGCRLEVLTHNDGRFSLAFHQKGLLRPLSATELSDGTLRFVLWVAALLTPRPPELMVLNEPETSLHPDLLPALARLILQASQHTQIWVISHANRLVHTLAQDPECQTIELEKELGQTRIKGLGMLDTPLWHWPNEK, encoded by the coding sequence ATGGCGCGTTTACTTACATCACCTCAGCGGGAGTACGAAAACATGTTGATTTCCCTTTCCATCGCTAACTACCGCTCTATTTGCGATCTTACTATGCCGCTGGGCCGTCTGAACGTTATTACAGGTGAAAACGGCAGCGGGAAATCCAATCTGTATAAGGCACTGCGCCTGTTAGCTGAGACGGCAAAAGGCGGCGTGATTAACTCTCTGGCGGAAGAAGGTGGCCTGACATCCACCTACTGGGCTGGCCCGGAAATGCTCTCTCCCGGTATGCGCCGCGGTGATACGCCCATTGAAGGGGGGCGTCGTAACCATACGCTGCGCCTCAAGCTGGGGTTTGCCAGCGAAAGTTTTGGCTATGCGATTACGATGGGGCTGCCCACTCCGAGTAGCTCCGCCTTTTCACGCGATCCTGAAATTAAGATTGAGTCCATTTTTAACGGCCCCAGCTATCGTCTCGCCTCATCGCTGGTTGAACGCAAAGGCAACATGATCAAAATTCGTTCAGGACGGGAATGGCAGGTGGTTACGCAGCATGTTCCGGTCTATGACAGCATGTTCGATCAACTGGCCGATCCTGTCGCTGCCCCTGAGGTTTTCCATGTGCGCGAGATGATCCGTAACTGGCGCTTCTACGACCACTTTCGTACCGATAAAGATGCGCCGGCTCGCCAGGCGCAGCTAGGTACCCGCACCCCCGTGCTACATCAGGATGGACGAGATCTGGCGGCGGCGCTCCAGACAATTATGGAAATTGGTGACCGAGAGGCGCTTACCGTCGCCATTGATGATGCGTTTCCAGGCTGTCGGCTGGAAGTGCTAACTCACAATGACGGACGCTTTTCTCTAGCTTTTCACCAGAAAGGACTGCTCCGCCCCCTTTCAGCGACAGAGTTATCTGACGGCACATTACGATTTGTTCTCTGGGTCGCGGCGCTGCTAACGCCCCGCCCACCTGAGCTTATGGTGCTAAACGAGCCGGAAACCAGCTTGCATCCCGATCTGCTGCCAGCGCTTGCGCGACTAATCCTACAGGCATCACAGCATACGCAAATTTGGGTGATTTCGCATGCCAACCGCCTGGTTCATACACTCGCACAGGATCCCGAATGCCAAACGATTGAGCTGGAAAAAGAGCTGGGGCAAACCCGGATCAAAGGGCTAGGGATGCTGGATACCCCTTTATGGCACTGGCCGAATGAAAAATAG
- a CDS encoding LuxR family transcriptional regulator, translating to MSNSFFNNTSINISIKNYLEKNLKVFNNIKYAYAIMNKKNPNDFAIISNRMKWFDFYTKNNLQFIDPVLITASCCFTPFLWDENIMISSGLKMPKIFNMAKNYDVINGYTFVLHDHNNNLVVLSIIMDKSCDDDIEKIIVDKKNDLQMLLLTTHEKLITLYQEINDTHQFNKKNQKEILSKRENEILYWASMGKSYQEIALILGIKLTTVKYHVGNAVKKLGVTNAKHAIRLGVELKLIRPILPDTE from the coding sequence GTGTCTAATTCATTCTTTAATAATACGTCTATTAATATATCCATAAAAAACTATTTGGAAAAAAACTTAAAAGTATTTAACAATATCAAATACGCTTATGCCATAATGAATAAAAAGAATCCGAATGATTTCGCCATCATTTCCAACAGAATGAAATGGTTTGATTTTTATACTAAAAATAACCTTCAATTCATCGATCCCGTTCTGATCACGGCATCATGCTGTTTTACCCCCTTTTTATGGGATGAAAACATCATGATCAGCTCAGGATTAAAAATGCCCAAGATTTTTAATATGGCTAAAAACTATGATGTCATTAATGGGTATACCTTTGTACTTCACGACCATAATAACAACCTGGTTGTTCTGTCTATCATCATGGACAAGTCCTGCGATGATGATATAGAAAAGATAATAGTCGACAAGAAAAATGACCTGCAAATGTTGTTATTAACAACGCATGAAAAACTGATAACACTTTATCAAGAAATCAATGACACCCATCAATTTAATAAAAAAAACCAAAAAGAAATACTTTCCAAGCGTGAAAATGAAATACTTTACTGGGCAAGCATGGGGAAATCTTATCAAGAAATCGCTCTTATCTTGGGGATCAAACTCACCACAGTAAAATATCATGTGGGTAATGCTGTCAAAAAACTAGGTGTTACCAATGCCAAACATGCCATAAGGCTTGGGGTCGAGCTGAAACTGATCAGACCGATTCTCCCTGACACAGAATGA
- a CDS encoding non-oxidative hydroxyarylic acid decarboxylases subunit B, with the protein MRLIIGITGATGAPLGIALLKALKLIPQVETHLVISKWAKTTIELETPYTTRDVADMANVVHGPANQAASISSGSFHTDGMIIIPCSMKTLAGIRAGYADGLVGRAADVVLKEGRKLVLVPRETPLSTLHLENMLALSRMGVAIVPPMPAFYNHPETIEDVTDHIVARVLDQFGLDYPKAQRWQGLRDSKLNNDLRHED; encoded by the coding sequence ATGAGGCTAATTATTGGGATCACCGGCGCGACAGGTGCACCCCTAGGCATTGCCTTGCTAAAGGCGCTTAAATTGATACCTCAGGTTGAAACCCATCTTGTCATATCGAAGTGGGCCAAAACCACTATTGAGCTTGAGACACCTTACACTACCCGCGATGTGGCCGATATGGCGAATGTGGTGCACGGCCCGGCAAACCAGGCTGCGTCGATCTCTTCAGGCTCTTTTCATACCGACGGTATGATCATTATTCCTTGCAGTATGAAAACCTTGGCTGGTATCCGTGCCGGTTATGCCGACGGCCTCGTCGGACGCGCTGCAGATGTGGTATTGAAAGAGGGACGTAAGCTTGTCCTGGTTCCCCGCGAAACGCCTCTTAGCACCCTTCATCTGGAAAACATGTTGGCCTTGTCACGCATGGGGGTGGCGATAGTCCCTCCTATGCCGGCTTTTTATAACCATCCCGAAACTATTGAGGATGTGACAGACCACATTGTTGCACGCGTCCTCGATCAGTTCGGCCTCGATTATCCCAAGGCGCAACGTTGGCAAGGGTTGCGAGATTCAAAACTGAATAATGACCTGAGACATGAGGATTAA